The Desulfuromonas thiophila genome contains the following window.
ATCGGTTTTGACCGTTATCTTTATGGTCATCCGCCGGCCGGTGGCGCGGATAGCGGGCGTGGTGGGCTGACACCGACAGAGCAGCAGAGCCGCATTCACAAGTTTCACGCGGTGATGTATGTCATCCGGCAAGTGCCCTTTTTGCTGGGATTGCTGCTTTTGGTGGTGCTTTCGGCGGTGGTCTACAAGCTTGATGTGATTCTGGCGGTGATTGGCCATGTCGGTGAGCAGACGGCTTTCTATGTGTCTGTTGCCTTGGCGGTGCTGCTGGGCGCGGCCCTGATCATGGGGCTGATCTGGATGTTCATGAGCTATAGCCTGCGCAAGAAGAGCATGGAATACCAGTATCAGTACCGCAAAGAGGTCATCGAGCGGACCGGTCTGATCATCCTGGATGACGAGCGGGTGATGGATCAGCAGGGCAAGCTGCTGGGTCAGGAGCAGGTGCCGCTGCTGCCGCAGGAAACCCGTCGTGACGCGGCGGAACGCACACGGCGCGATGATGAAGACGTGATTCTGATTGAGGAATAAGGCGGCGTCGCCGTCGAGGTCATGCGACCCCGTTCCTGTCTGTACGGGAGCGGGGTCGTTTGCATTTGGCGCGGCGGCTGCCGGCGGAGGCGGGGGATGACGGAAGTGGCGGGGAGCAGCACGGCAGCACGACAGCAGGCGGAACCGGTGGTGGTGCGGCGGCTGGATTACCGGCCACCGGACTGGCTGGTCGACGAGGTGGAGCTGTGCTTTTGGCTCGACCCGCGGGCGACACGGGTGCAGGGCCGGCTGCGGCTGCGCCGGGCGGATGCCGGCGGTACCGCGCCTCTGCGGCTGCATGGCGGCGATCAGCCGCTGGTGCGGTTGTGTTGCGATGGGGCTGAACTGGCGTCACACGCCTGGCAACGCGATAGCGATGGCCTGACGCTGTTCGGTCTGCCTGCCGCTTGCACCCTGGAGATCGAAACCGAACTTGATCCACAGGCCAACCGGGCCCTTGAAGGGCTCTACCTGTCAGCCGGTATCTTCTGTACCCAATGTGAGGCCGAGGGCTTCCGCCGTATCCTGTTCTTTCCCGATCGGCCCGATGTGCTGGCGCGTTACACCACTACCCTGATTGCCGATGAGCGGCTGCCGGTGCTGCTGGCGAATGGCAACCTGGTGGCCAGCGGACCACTGGCCGATGGGCGTCATTTCGCCCGCTGGCACGACCCGTTTCCCAAACCGTCGTATCTGTTCGCTCTGGTGGCGGGAGAGCTGGTCTGCCGTGAGCGCCCCTACCGGACGCTTTCCGGCCGGTCGGTGCAGTTGCAGATCTATGTCGAGCCGCGCAACGCCGCCCTGTGCGATCATGCCCTGGCTTCGCTGGAGCGGGCCATGCGCTGGGACGAACAGCGCTTCGGCCTGGAATACGATCTGGAACGTTACATGGTCGTGGCGGTGGATGATTTCAACATGGGGGCCATGGAGAACAAGGGCCTCAATGTCTTCAATTCCAAATATGTGCTGGCCTGTCCGGCAACCGCTACCGATGATGACTATCTGGATATCGAGGGAGTCATCGCCCACGAGTATTTCCACAACTGGACCGGTAATCGCATTACCTGTCGCGACTGGTTTCAGCTCAGCCTCAAAGAGGGCCTGACGGTTTTTCGCGATCAGGAGTTTTCCGCCGACATGCACTCGGCCGCCATCAAGCGCATTGAGGAGGTGCGCCTGCTGCAGACCCAGCAGTTCGCCGAGGATGCCGGTCCGACAGCCCATCCGGTGCGGCCGGACTCCTACGTCGAGATCAATAACTTCTATACCATGACGGTGTATCACAAGGGCGCCGAGCTGGTCCGGCTGTTGCAGACGTTGCTGGGCTGGGAGGATTTTGTCCGCGGCATGCGCCTCTATGTTGAGCGTCACGACGGTCAGGCGGTGACCACCGACGACTTTGTTGCCGCTGTGCTCGATGCCAATCCGCAGGCCGGTATTGACCGGGAGCTGTTTTCGCGTTGGTACAGCCAGGCGGGCACCCCGCTGTTGCGATTGTCCTGGCAGCAGGATGCGGCGGCGGGACAGTGGCGGCTGCACTGTCGTCAGAGCTGCCCACCGACGCCGGGGCAGGAGCATAAACAGCCGGTCCTGATTCCCCTGCGGCTGGCCCTGCTGGATGCGTCGGGCCGGCCCTGCGGTTTGCGGCTGGCGGGCGAGACGGAGGCAGGCGCGCCGGAGCGGGTATTGCGCCTGACCGCGGCAGAGCAGGAGTTTACCTTTGTTGATCTGCCCGGCGAGGTGACGCCGTCGCTGCTGCGCGGCTTTTCGGCGCCGGTGCGGCTGGAGGCTCCGCTGACGCGGGAACAGCAGGCTTTTCTGATGGCCCACGACAGCGATGCCTTTAATCGTTGGCAAGCGGCCCAGGCCCTGCTGCTGCAGGCGCTGCTGGCCGGGCTCAAGGCGCCGGAGGGTGGGGCCGGAGAGTTGGCCGATTCTTTGTTGCTGGAGGCGTTTCATCACAGCCTGACCGACCAGACCGCCGATCCGGCGTTGCTGGCTTTGGCCCTGACCCTGCCGACGGAGGGGTATATCGCTGATCAGCTGCCGGGCGCGGTCGATCCGGCCCGCGTCCATCAGGTGCGCGAGAAACTGCGTGGTCAACTGGCCACCCGCCTGAACGATGCGTTGCTGATCTGTTATCGCCAGCAACAGGATGCCGGTCCCTATGTGTTTTCCGGTCCGGCCCTGGCCCGCCGCCGGTTGAAGAATCTGTGCCTGACCTATCTGGCGCGCAGTCCGGCCGAAGAAGCCCGTGACCTGCTGTGGCAGCAGGCCCGTCACAGTGACAACATGACCGATACCGCCGCCGCCATGGCCCTGTTGGCTGAAACGCCCGATGTCGCAGTCGATGAGCTGTTGCAGACCTTTTATCAGCGCTGGCGGCACCAGCCGCTGGTGATCGACAAATGGTTGGCCTGGCAGGCCCGTTCGCAGCGCCCCGATTGTCTGGCGCGGCTGTGCCGGCTGCTGGAAGATCCGGCTTTTTCATTGACCAACCCGAACCGGGTGCGGGCGCTGATTGGCACCTTCTGCCAGGCCAATCCGTACCATTTTCATGCCGCCGATGGCAGTGGCTACCGGTTTCTGGAGCAGCAGCTCTGCGCGATTGATGGCTTCAATCCGCAGGTAGCGGCCCGGCTGGTGTTGCCGCTGCTGCGCTGGCCGCGTTTTGAGCCTGGTCGGCGCGTTTTGATGCTGGCGGTGCTGCAGCGGCTGGCAGCACGTCAGCCGCTGTCACGCGATCTGTATGAAATGGTGCAGCGGGCCCTGGCGCAGGAAGCGGTGGACTGAGGCTGACGGAGGACGGACGATGGCGATGACCTGGCAGGTGCTGCTGCAGCGGCTCGATGAACAGCGCCAGCAGCTGGAGAAATTCGATCAGGTGGAAACACGCATTTTGGCTACGCTGGATTTTCATGCCTTTTTCGCCACGCTGCTGGCGCAGATTGAGGGCGTGTTCGGGATTCCGCTGGTCTGGTGCGTCTTGCGCCAGGACTCGACGCCTCAACAGCTGCTGGCTGAATTGCCACCGCCGGAAGGCAGTGCCTGGGCTCAGCGGCTGGTTTTGGCCGACAGCTGTCTGCTTGATCAGTTGCTGCCGCCAGCGGCGGCGGTCGTGCTGGCCGACCGGGGGCTGGAACGCTACCGGCCGCTGCTGCCGGCCGGTGTGCCCCTGCCGGGTTCGCTGGCGCTGGCGCCGATTCGGCTGGACGGAGTTTTGGTCGGTTTGCTGGCTCTGGCCGACAATGATCCGGCCCGCTTTGCACCGGATCTTGATCCGCAGCTGCTTGATCGTCTGGCGTTGAAGATTTCCCTGTGCCTGTCGAATGTCACAGCTCATGAACGATTGCGTCAGCAGGCCCGCCGCGATCCGTTGACGGGGCTGCTCAATCGCCGTGCTCTCGATATGGCGCTGGAACAGGAGTTCCAGCGTGCCAGCCGCTACCATACCGTGCTGACCCTGGTGTTTGTCGATCTGAATGATTTCAAACAGGTCAATGACCGTTACGGCCATTCCTGCGGTGATGCGCTGTTGCAGTGGGTGGCGCAGGTGTTGCGCGACTGCAGCCGTCAGACCGATTATGTGGGGCGTTATGCCGGTGATGAATTCCTTCTGCTGCTGCCACAGACCAGCCGGTCGCAGGCTTATGGCCTGATGCAGCGTGCCGAGGCGCGCTTGCGCCAGCAGCCGCTCCGTCTGGCTGGAACCGAGCTGGCCGTTTCTTTCAGTTTCGGCCTGGCCGACGGGCCGTCCCCCGCCATTGCCACAGCGGCCGATCTGGTGCGTCTGGCTGACGCTGACCAGTACCGCTGCAAGCAGGCCTATCACGGCCGCGCACCCCTTCCCTCTGCCGACCAAGGACCGTCCTTATGCATGTGACAGCAGCCCGTTTTGTCAAGAGCGCCACCCGGCCGGCCCATTACCCGGCGGCGGATTTTCCGGAGATTGCCTTTGCCGGCCGCAGCAATGTCGGCAAGAGTTCGCTGCTCAATGTGCTGCTGCAGCGGCGCAATCTGGTGCGGACCTCGTCGACGCCGGGGCGCACCCAGTTGATCAATTTTTTTATTCTTAACGAGGCCCTGTCGCTGGTCGATCTGCCGGGCTACGGTTTTGCCAAGGTGCCGCTGGCGGTGAAAAACCAGTGGGGGCCGATGGTGCAGACCTATCTGCAGTCGCGTCCCACCCTGGCGGCATTGGTGTTGCTGTTCGATATCCGGCGCGAGCCGCGCCCCGACGACCTGCAGCTGCTTGACTGGCTGGAACAGTACCAGGTGCCGACCATCGCGGTGATCACCAAGGCCGACAAGGTTGGTCGCAGCCAGTGGATCGCTCGCCGCAAGGCCATTGCCGAGGCGGCCGGTCTGCCCGTCGATGCTTTTACCCTGTTTTCGGCGCAGACCCGCCAGGGTTGTGATGAGCTGTGGGAACGCATGCAGGTGGCACTGGAGCAATGGCAGCAGAGGGCCGTCAACCTGCCGATAAACGAGACGATTGCCGCTGGTAACGAGCCCGGCGGTATGCCCGATGGCGCTTGACGCTGCCAGGTGATGAGGTTAGGCTGTGCCGACATGGCAGCACTGTGTTGCCGGCTGAACAATCAATGGGGGAACGGTCGATGATCTATGTGGTGGGCGCCGGCATCGCCGGCCAGGAAGGCTTCTGTCAACGGGTGCTGCAGCTGGTGGCCGAGGCTGATGTGCTGTACGGGCCGCCCAATCTGCTGGCCCTGTTCGCCAGGCTGCCGGCGCGTCAGGTGGCTCTGTCGGCGGATAGCGATCTCACCGCGTTGCTGGAAGAGGCCGAGGGCAACCAGGTTGTGTTGACCGCCGGTGATCCGCTGTTTTTTGGTCTCGGGCGAGAGCTGTTGCGCAATCTGCCGCGTGAAGAGCTTGAATTTGTTCCCAATGTCAGCTCGGTGCAGTTCGCCTTCGCCCGGATCAAACAGCCTTGGGACGATGCCCTGTTTGTGTCGGCGGAGGGGCGTTCGATGACCCATCTGGTGGATCGCATTGTCGCCAACGACAAGGTAGCGGTTCTCACCGATGCGCGACATACCCCGGCGGCCATTGCGGCTGAGCTGCTGCGCCGCGGCCGTGATGGTTATACGGTTTATCTGTGTGAGAATCTCGGCACTGCCGAGGAGCGCGTCGAGCAGACCAGTGTTGCCCAGTTGCCGCAACTGGTAGCGGCTCCGCTCAATGTGTTGATTTTTATCAAGTGTTACGACAGCGAGATAGACGACAGTCTGCCGACCCTGGGCATTCCCGACAGTTCCTTCATGACCGTAAAGAAGCAGATCACGCCTGAGGAGGTACGGGTGGTGGTGTTGGCCAAGCTGCGGTTGCGACAGGATATGGTGCTGTGGGATATCGGCGCCGGGAGCGGTTCGGTGAGCATTGAGGCCGATGCTCTGCTGCCCTTCGGTCGGATCTTCGCGGTCGAGCGCAACAGCGATTCATTACGTTTTTTGCGGCAGAATCTTAACAATTTTCACAGTCGCAATGTGCGTCTGGTGGAGGGTGAGGCACCGGCCTGTCTGGAGGATCTGCCTGACCCCGACCGGGTGTTCATCGGCGGGTCGGGTGGCAATCTGTGGGAGTTGCTGGAGGTGATCGACGAGCGCCTGAGCGCCTCCGGTCGGGTGGTGCTGACGGCCAGCACCCTTGATACCCTGGTGGCGGCGACCGATTTTTTCGAGAACAACGGTTATGTCATTGAGGTGGTCACCCTCAATATCGCCCGTACCAGCAGCGAAACCGATTACAAGATGTTCGAAGCCCTGAATCCGGTATATGTCGTGGTGGCCCTGAAGGAGTCGGCTTCTGCCACCCTGGCCTGATACCCTCCCGCCGACTCCGCCGCGGCCTCGCCGCCGGGCGAAACGAGCGATCCTTCCGGCTGTGGCCGGACAACAGCAACGAGGTGCAGTCATGGATGAACGTCGGCGTTACGAACGCTTTGATACCCTCAATTTTGTCTACTATGTGCTGCAGGACAATGACAGTATCCTGACGCAGGATATCGGGCGCACCCTCGATGCCAGCGCGGAAGGCCTGCTGATCCAGACCCATGAGCCGCTGGTGGCGGGATTGCGCTTGCAGCTGAGTCTGGCCCTGGCGGATGAACTGCTCGAAGCGCGGGGGACGGTGATTCATGTGGGCGCAGAGCAGGACGGTTTTTATCGCAGTGGTGTTCGCCTCGATGACCTTGACGCACATCAACAGGCCCAGTATCAGCGTTTTCTGCAGGGTTTTATCGCCGCCTGAAGGGCCCTGCCGGTCTTTTCTCGCTTTGCCGCGGCGGCCCCGCCGCTTTCCCGTCTCCTGCATTCTTCCGTACACAGTGTTCTTTTTGCCTGCGTAGCAGCAAGGCTGTGGCCTGCTTTCCCGATTGACTTTAGTGTGGTGCCTGTGGTAGTAAGCGGTGCGCTGTCTGTATAAAAATTGTATACAGTGTGGCGGATATTGCCGCTTCTGTTGTTGCCATACCCGTTCCATCCCCTGTCGACCGGTGTCGCGCTCTGTGCGGGTACCGCCTTTTTTGCTGAAGCAAGGAGTCTGTTACATGGAGAAGACCGTATCCCGCTGGGTGGTATCGTCTGTACTGGCCGTGGCCCTGCTGCTGGCTGCCGTGCCCCTGTGGGCCGATACGCAAACCTGTCTGGAGTGTCACGAAGACGTCGTGACGGCGCACGACTTCGCCGCCTCGGTGCATGGCGCCAGCGATATCGGCTGTCAGGATTGCCACGTTGTTGCTGATCTGGATGCTCACATGGAAGGTGAGGCGCTGCCGCCGGCGGTGGATTGCGCCACCTGTCACGACAGTCACAGCGCCGACCATGCCGGCAGCGTACATGCTCTGGCAGGCGTTGGCTGTGTCGAATGTCATGACGGCATCCATCGGTTGGCGGCTACGGCGGGGAACAAGCAGTCCCTGGTGAATACCTGTTCCAGCTGTCACGAAATGGACGGCTATGCCGAATCGGTGCATGGCCAGGCGGTGGCTGAGGGCAATGCTGACAGTGCCTCCTGTGGTGACTGTCACGGCGTGCATGGCGTGCAGAGTCTGTCGATGGCCGACGCCAAGACGGCGCGCCAGTTCGGCGCCGATGTCTGCATCCGTTGTCATGGGGATGAGGAAATGATGGAGCGCAACGGCGTTTATGCTCATGCGGTCCATACCTATCTGGCCAGCTATCATGGCAAGAGTTACCGTCTCGGTTACCCGGAGCTGACGGCGACCTGCGCCGATTGTCATGAGAGTCATGCGGTTTTTGGTCAGCACGATCCGCGGGCATCCATCCACGAGGACAATCGCGCTGCCACCTGTGGCAAATGTCACGAGGGTTCGACCCGCCTGTTCAGCTACTTCTATTCCCACGGCGATCACAGCGATTTCGACAACTACCCGGTGCTGGCGATCACCTTCTGGGCCATGACCACGCTGCTGATTGGTACCTTCTCGGTGTTCTGGCTTCATTCGATTCTGTGGATGATCCGTGGCCTGGCCGAGAACAAGGAGAAGAAGGCGGCGTTGGCGCGGGGCGAGGCTCATATTCACATTCCCGATGGCCACCGTGTTTACAAGCGTTTCAAGCCCTATCACATCTTCATGCACCTGCTGGTGATTATCAGCTTCCTGATTCTGTCGCTTACCGGCCTGCCGCTGAAGTTTGCTGATCAGCACTGGGCCAAGGTGATGATGGACTGGTATGGCGGTACGGCCAATGCGGCCTTCGGTCACCGGATCGGTGCCGTGATCACCTTTGTCTACTTTGGCATGGCGCTGGTGTTGAGCATTCACTTCCTGTTTATCCGCAAGGATATTCCCGGCATATGGCTGCAGCGCCTGTTCGGACCGGATTCCCTGATGCCCAACTTCCGCGACATCAAGGACGTCACCGCTATGGTGCGCTGGTTCCTCTGGAAGGGGCCGAAACCGACCTTTGAACGCTGGAATTACTGGGAAAAATTTGACTTCATCGCGGTCTTCTGGGGTATGTTCGCCATTGGCGGTTCCGGTCTGATGCTGTGGTTCCCGGAGTTCTTCGGTCTGTTTCTGCCGGGTTGGGTGTTCAATGTGGCAACCATTGTTCATTCGGACGAGGCCTTGCTGGCAACGGGCTTCATCTTTTCGGTCCACTTCTTCAATACCCATCTGCGGCCGGAGAAGTTCCCGATGGATTTCGTCATCTTCAATGGCGAGAT
Protein-coding sequences here:
- the pepN gene encoding aminopeptidase N gives rise to the protein MTEVAGSSTAARQQAEPVVVRRLDYRPPDWLVDEVELCFWLDPRATRVQGRLRLRRADAGGTAPLRLHGGDQPLVRLCCDGAELASHAWQRDSDGLTLFGLPAACTLEIETELDPQANRALEGLYLSAGIFCTQCEAEGFRRILFFPDRPDVLARYTTTLIADERLPVLLANGNLVASGPLADGRHFARWHDPFPKPSYLFALVAGELVCRERPYRTLSGRSVQLQIYVEPRNAALCDHALASLERAMRWDEQRFGLEYDLERYMVVAVDDFNMGAMENKGLNVFNSKYVLACPATATDDDYLDIEGVIAHEYFHNWTGNRITCRDWFQLSLKEGLTVFRDQEFSADMHSAAIKRIEEVRLLQTQQFAEDAGPTAHPVRPDSYVEINNFYTMTVYHKGAELVRLLQTLLGWEDFVRGMRLYVERHDGQAVTTDDFVAAVLDANPQAGIDRELFSRWYSQAGTPLLRLSWQQDAAAGQWRLHCRQSCPPTPGQEHKQPVLIPLRLALLDASGRPCGLRLAGETEAGAPERVLRLTAAEQEFTFVDLPGEVTPSLLRGFSAPVRLEAPLTREQQAFLMAHDSDAFNRWQAAQALLLQALLAGLKAPEGGAGELADSLLLEAFHHSLTDQTADPALLALALTLPTEGYIADQLPGAVDPARVHQVREKLRGQLATRLNDALLICYRQQQDAGPYVFSGPALARRRLKNLCLTYLARSPAEEARDLLWQQARHSDNMTDTAAAMALLAETPDVAVDELLQTFYQRWRHQPLVIDKWLAWQARSQRPDCLARLCRLLEDPAFSLTNPNRVRALIGTFCQANPYHFHAADGSGYRFLEQQLCAIDGFNPQVAARLVLPLLRWPRFEPGRRVLMLAVLQRLAARQPLSRDLYEMVQRALAQEAVD
- a CDS encoding GGDEF domain-containing protein codes for the protein MAMTWQVLLQRLDEQRQQLEKFDQVETRILATLDFHAFFATLLAQIEGVFGIPLVWCVLRQDSTPQQLLAELPPPEGSAWAQRLVLADSCLLDQLLPPAAAVVLADRGLERYRPLLPAGVPLPGSLALAPIRLDGVLVGLLALADNDPARFAPDLDPQLLDRLALKISLCLSNVTAHERLRQQARRDPLTGLLNRRALDMALEQEFQRASRYHTVLTLVFVDLNDFKQVNDRYGHSCGDALLQWVAQVLRDCSRQTDYVGRYAGDEFLLLLPQTSRSQAYGLMQRAEARLRQQPLRLAGTELAVSFSFGLADGPSPAIATAADLVRLADADQYRCKQAYHGRAPLPSADQGPSLCM
- the yihA gene encoding ribosome biogenesis GTP-binding protein YihA/YsxC; translated protein: MHVTAARFVKSATRPAHYPAADFPEIAFAGRSNVGKSSLLNVLLQRRNLVRTSSTPGRTQLINFFILNEALSLVDLPGYGFAKVPLAVKNQWGPMVQTYLQSRPTLAALVLLFDIRREPRPDDLQLLDWLEQYQVPTIAVITKADKVGRSQWIARRKAIAEAAGLPVDAFTLFSAQTRQGCDELWERMQVALEQWQQRAVNLPINETIAAGNEPGGMPDGA
- the cbiE gene encoding precorrin-6y C5,15-methyltransferase (decarboxylating) subunit CbiE, with protein sequence MIYVVGAGIAGQEGFCQRVLQLVAEADVLYGPPNLLALFARLPARQVALSADSDLTALLEEAEGNQVVLTAGDPLFFGLGRELLRNLPREELEFVPNVSSVQFAFARIKQPWDDALFVSAEGRSMTHLVDRIVANDKVAVLTDARHTPAAIAAELLRRGRDGYTVYLCENLGTAEERVEQTSVAQLPQLVAAPLNVLIFIKCYDSEIDDSLPTLGIPDSSFMTVKKQITPEEVRVVVLAKLRLRQDMVLWDIGAGSGSVSIEADALLPFGRIFAVERNSDSLRFLRQNLNNFHSRNVRLVEGEAPACLEDLPDPDRVFIGGSGGNLWELLEVIDERLSASGRVVLTASTLDTLVAATDFFENNGYVIEVVTLNIARTSSETDYKMFEALNPVYVVVALKESASATLA
- a CDS encoding PilZ domain-containing protein codes for the protein MDERRRYERFDTLNFVYYVLQDNDSILTQDIGRTLDASAEGLLIQTHEPLVAGLRLQLSLALADELLEARGTVIHVGAEQDGFYRSGVRLDDLDAHQQAQYQRFLQGFIAA
- a CDS encoding cytochrome C, with protein sequence MEKTVSRWVVSSVLAVALLLAAVPLWADTQTCLECHEDVVTAHDFAASVHGASDIGCQDCHVVADLDAHMEGEALPPAVDCATCHDSHSADHAGSVHALAGVGCVECHDGIHRLAATAGNKQSLVNTCSSCHEMDGYAESVHGQAVAEGNADSASCGDCHGVHGVQSLSMADAKTARQFGADVCIRCHGDEEMMERNGVYAHAVHTYLASYHGKSYRLGYPELTATCADCHESHAVFGQHDPRASIHEDNRAATCGKCHEGSTRLFSYFYSHGDHSDFDNYPVLAITFWAMTTLLIGTFSVFWLHSILWMIRGLAENKEKKAALARGEAHIHIPDGHRVYKRFKPYHIFMHLLVIISFLILSLTGLPLKFADQHWAKVMMDWYGGTANAAFGHRIGAVITFVYFGMALVLSIHFLFIRKDIPGIWLQRLFGPDSLMPNFRDIKDVTAMVRWFLWKGPKPTFERWNYWEKFDFIAVFWGMFAIGGSGLMLWFPEFFGLFLPGWVFNVATIVHSDEALLATGFIFSVHFFNTHLRPEKFPMDFVIFNGEMHKEEFVEERGDQWKRYEQLGITEQFVKDKSSSPLYNLILRTFGFVAVAIGVVLFVLILFSVLTGSH